The Macaca nemestrina isolate mMacNem1 chromosome 17, mMacNem.hap1, whole genome shotgun sequence genome contains the following window.
gtggcaaaaccccatctctactaaaaatacaaaaagttagcagggtgtggtggcaggcgcctgtaatcccagctacttgggaggctgaggcaggagaattgcttgaatgcaaggggaggaggttgcagtgagcccatattgtgctgctgcactccagcctgagcgacaaagtgaaattccatctcgaaaaaagaaaagtgaggatctgtttttttgtgttttttttttttttttttttttttttttttgagacagagtcttgctctgtcgcccaggctgaagtgcagtggtgcaatcttggctcactgcaagctccgcctcccgggttcacgccattctcctggctcagcctcccatgtagctgggactacaggtgcccgccaccgcacccggctaattttttgtatttttagtatagacgaggtttcaccgtgttagccaggatggtctcgatctcctgacctcgtgatcctcccgtcttggcctcccaaagtgctgggattacaggtgtgagccaccacgcccggccacgtGAGGatctgtttttaaagtttcttggAATCAACTCTCTTTCGTCACTAGTGACCTAGGTAATTCACTTCTACTTGTGAAAGGACAACTGCATGCACTTCTGTTTGTAAAAGGATAGTTCTATTCTTTGTGATCCAAGTAAAGAAATAGAGAATATTGCCAGGGAAGGTGCACCTGACAGGGATGGTAACTAAGCAGACCCAGGAGAACCATTTCTTTTTCCCTGGATGGTATTTTGCCTTTcaatcttaatattttctttctttcttttttttttttcttcccagatgagagctcactgtgttgcccaggctagttttgaactcctgagttcaagtgatcttccctctgcctcctgagtagctgggattacaggcatgtgccatgacacctgattattataattttttttttttttttttttttttttttttttttttgagacggagtctcgctctatcgcccaggctggagtgcagtggccggatctcagctcactgcaagctccgcctccagggtttacgccattctcctgcctcagcctcccgagtagctgggactacaggcgcccgccactcgcccggctagttttttgtattttttagtagagacggggtttcaccgtgttcgccaggatggtctcgatctcctgacctcgtgatccgcccgtctcggcctcccaaagtgctgggattacaggcttgagccaccgcgcccggccctgattataatcttaatattttaaaaactgaagttaTTCTCTTGGGGAACAGTAGGAAGTGGGGCTGCAGCAATCACAGGTCATACCTTCAAGCCAAATAGCTGTAGAGgcatggtcttttttttttttttttttaagatgaagtctttctctgtcaccaggctggagtgcagtggcactatcttggctcgctgcaacctcgcctcccggattcaagcgattctcctgcctcagcctcccgagtagctgggactacaggcgcgtgccaccacgcccagctaatttttgtattttcagtagagatgaggtttcaccatgttggccaggccggtctcgatctcttgacctcgtgatctgcccgcctcagcctcccaaagtgctgggattacaggcgtgagccactgcgcctgaccaattCATGGTCTTAAGAATGGGTGAGATGATGCTAAGAGCTGCTTTGGAAGGCGTGAGGATGTTGCCAGCTCCCAGGAAAGGAAGGGGTTCTCATCAACTGGATGTTACATGTGCTGTTTTCCAGGCCCTTAATAAACCACAGTGACTGAACAGAGTCTTGCAACCATTTTCAGAATTTGACAGAAAGTTTGGTCCTATTTGGTCATCTCAGAATTGAACCTTGGATCATTGCTAcaagtaaaaacaaatttatcagaaatgtcaagaaaaaaatctgatattGTAGGCTTTCCATGGTAGTTCTTAGATTCGCAGGATGCCAAACTGACTTTTGCTAGATTAAGAATTATTTCCTTGCTATTAGATGCCAAGGTCCCCAGCTGGGAACAGAGGGGAATgtgtttttgtaatttaaaatgccTAGTCACTtagcattttatttctctctttatccTACTGCTGATATCAgtaactcttattttattttatctcgaTTTGTGTATCTGTATAGTtatgttttctgagaaataattgaggatttttttcaACTACCGCATTGAGGTAAATCCACAGGATTACTATgccttaaaaatttaaagaatgctTGTAACATATACTCCTATCATTCACCAgttgttctttattttcaaatatgattGTCTACGTCTTTCCCTGGTCACTAAAAAAACTTGATGAAATATATAGCTGGATGTAAATGCCTTGTAAGTATAATGTGTGTTTTCAGCAatggtgcaattacagctcactgcagcctcgacctcctgggccctagtgatcctcccacctcagccccctaggtagctgggaccacaggcatgtgccaaccaTGCCTGcctattgtttgtttgtttgtttgcgaccttgctctgtcgcccaggctggagtgcagtggcacgatctcggctcactgcaagctccacctcccgggttcatgccgttctcctgtctcagcctcctgagtagctgggactacaggtgccctccaccatgcccggctaatttttttgtatttttagtagagacggggtttcactgtgttagccaggatggtctcgaactcctgacctcgtgatccgcccgcctcagcctcccaaagtgctgggattacaggcgtaagccaccgcgcccagcctaatgcttgtattttgtagaggcagggtctccctatgtggcccaggctggttttaaactcctgggctcaagcgaccctcccaccttagcctcccaaagttttgggatttcaggcatgaaccaccgtgcctggccaacaggcATTTTTGAGTACTTACTATTTGCTTAACATCGAGGACACTCTCAAGACTTCCATCATTATCAGACTGCACATTCTAGGATTAACTGTTGTCAGTTGATAGAGGAATGAAGTTGCTTTCCTATAGTGGCATTTTGGATGAAGTAGGGTTATTCAGAGAAACATAACCagtaagaaacacacacacacacacacacacacacacacaaatactcaCTCACTCACAGACATGGGATTTATTGTAAGGAATTGGCTTATAGgattgtggaggctgagaagtcctaaGTTTAGTTGGTAAGCTATAGATCAAGGAGAGCCAGTGGTATATTTCTAGTTCAAGTTCGAGTTTGAAGGCAGGAGAAGACCGATGTCCCAGCTTGAAGAGTCAGGCAGAGAAGCGAATTCTCCCTTACTccgtctttttgttctattcaggccttcagcaGGTTGGATGAGCCCCACCCACATTGGAGACAGCAATGTACTTTACTCAGTCTagcaatttaaatgttaatctcatccagaaacaacCTTGCACATACTcccagcataattttttttttcccactgaggcaatatatttgtaaatatgtattacATCCTTATAAAAAGAATCTCAGGATTTTTCCTCCTGTGTGTTTTTGTCTTGCTTCTTCATGGTATGTGATGCCAGCCAAGGTTGTCAGTACAGTGAAACCAAACTGGTGGGATGGGAGCAGATTATTCTGCCatttttctagatctttgagTTGCACATCAAATCTGGGGCTGATTACTCCATACTTGTTTAGCCTGCCTATGAGGTTCACAACAATTTTCCCAGCTCTGTGATCACCAgtgatttcagacttgccagtgTAACCATGCTTCATCATTATAGTTGGAAACTGGATGAtggggctgggcgcgatggctcatgcctgtaatctcagcactttgggaggccaaggcaggtggatcacttgggcacttgaggccaggagttcaagatcagcccggccaccatggcaaaactccatctgtactaaaaatacaaaaattagcaagacatagtggtgagcacctgtaatcccagctatttgggaggctgaggcatgagaatctcttgaacctgggagggagaggttgtagtgaactgagaaaTGCACCAGTGCACTttgccctgggtgacagagttgggcctctgtctcaaaaaaaaaaaaaaaaaaaaaaaagaaactggacaATTACTTTGGAGCTCGGGCTAATAAGAACCTGGCATTTACCTTGCTTTTCAGCTTTGTTGATGCTCTTAAGAGCATCAGCCAGGACATTCATGTGCACCACTGTGGTGGTGTGGAAAGAGCCAGTGTCATTTTAACCAGGTATCTGGACACCCAATAGCCCAGAcaaattgatacataaaattaagcTTCATGGAGTATCATGGAATTGTACAGATGGCTGTCAATACCCCAGAGAACATAAATTGTTTAGTATTCATCTAAATTAAAACAAGAGTAAAATATTGTTAAAGAAAGCAGCCCACATTCTGAAACAAAATGGATAATCAGCATTATCACCTTTTAGGGTAGGTGACATGCATATCTTAGAAAGATTGTGAGTTTGAAGTTAGACAAACTGAAGTTTGAATTGCCTTTCTGCTACTTATCAGCTCTAGATTTGGGGCAAGTAACTTGTCTGAGCTGTAATTTTGCgatctgtaaaattaaaaatatctactTCGTGTTGATGTTTAGATTAGAGAAAAACGTATAAAAAATGTTTGGGATGCAGTAGCTATTCAATAAAACTAGTCATTTGAAAGTTGACTGTGAGTAATGCTGTATGGGCCATTTTGCCAGAAAGAGTCTTTTGTCTTTAATTGATATGACATTTTTTCATTGACTGATGGTAATTACATTTTGTAGAGTCATCTCAGTATATAACTATGTCCTGGAGATGTGTTTACAAATTGCTCACTCTAGTTTTCTCTCTTGTTCTGTTGACAGAGTTAAATTAGAAGAGAGAGGAGTTGCTGAGAATTCTGTAGTCATCAGTAATGGTGACAGTAATTTATCTCTTAGAAAAGCAAAGAAGCGGGCATTTCAGTTAGAGgaggatgaagaaactgaaccaGATTACAAATATTCAAAGAAGCACTGGAAGAGGCAAGAGAACAATAACAATAATGAGAAGGTCTTGGATCTGGAACCAAAAGCTGTCACAGATCAGACTGTCAgcaaaaaaaacaagagaaaaaataaagcaacctGTGTCACAGTGGGTGATGATAATGAAGAGACCAAAAGAAAATCaccaaagaaaaaggagaaatgtgaatataaaaaaaagaccaagaatCCCAAGTCTCCTAAAGTACAGGCAGTAAAAGACTGGGCCAATCAGAGATGTAGTTCTCCAAAAGGTTCTGCTAGAAACAGCCTTGTTAAAGCCAAAAGGAAAGGTAGTGTAAGCGTTTGCTCAAAAGAGAGTCCTAGTTCCTCCTCAGAGGAGTCTTGTGATGAATCTATCAGTGATGGGCCCAGCAAAGTCACTTTGGAAGCCAGAAATTCCTCGGAGAAATTACCAACTGAGTTATCAAAGGAAGAaccctctaccaaaaatacaactgCAGACAAACTGGCTACAAAACCTGGCTTTAGCCTTACCCCCAGCAAGGGCAAGACCTCTGGAACAACATCTTCTAGTTCAGACTCTAGTTCAGAGTCAGATGACCAATGCTTGATGTCATCGAGCACCCCGGAGTGTGCTGCGGGTTTCTTAAAGACAGTAGGCCTTTTTGCAGGAAGAGGTTGTCCAGGCCCGGGGCCATCATCACAGAGTGCAGGTGCTGCTGGATGGAGGCGTTCTGGCTCAAACGGTGGCGGACAGGCTCCTGGTCCTTCTCCCAGTGTGTCTCTCCCCGCTAGTTTAGGAAGAGGATGGGGTAGAGGAGAGAACCTTTTTTCTTGGAAGGGAGCCAGGGGACGGGGCATGCGGGGGAGAGGTCGAGGACGAGGGCATCCTGTTTCCTGTGTTGTAAATAGAAGCACTGACAACCAGAGGCAACAGCAATTAAATGACGTGGTAACAAATTCATCTACTATTATCCAGGTAAGTATTATTTTTTGTAAGTTacctcctccctttccccttaGAATGTGTGTGGAGTTCATGTCATGGGTTCACATTTTCTCACCAGTAATGATGTCACATGACTAACACTGTTTTTCAGAATCCAGTAGAGACACAGAAGAAGGACTAtagtctgttaccactgttagCAGCTGCCCCTCAAGTTGGAGAAAAGATTGCATTTAaggtatatttcaaaacaacggTCACAGCAAAAAAGGTTCATTCCCCTTCCAAATAAACTTACTTAACAAATCAGGTTTAAAGTGTTTGTAAAAGCCCTTCCCACTGGAACCGCAGTGTTGTCATGGGTTCCTGGTAGGGCTCCCAGGCTGGTGGGGGTGGACACCCCAGCGTGGCATGATGGAGGAGCTGTGGGAATGTGAGAGGATAAGAGGGCTTAtgtatttgtgggttttttccttcttttttagcTTTTGGAACTAACATCCAGTTACTCTCCTGATGTCTCTGACTACAAGGTAAGgatgtttatttaaaagtaagTTGTCAGTATATTAATAAAACTAAAGTCATATTTCATACTACTTGTATGGATAATACAGATTTGTttttttactaaataaaaatgCCAGAAAGTAGAAAATGAACACATTATTGAAATGTCAACTTTTTAATAGTATCACTGTGAAGTCTCCCAGTGTTATTTGCCTTATATTTGGGAAGAATAGAGTAGGAGAATGatcttaatttttactttttaaaaaaaatattaattttttatttttaaataaagacgggatctctctatgttgcccaggttggtctcaaactcctgggctcaagcagtccccccatcttggcttcccaaagtgttgggattacaggtgtgagccaccatgcccagccagtttaatttttttagttactGTTTTCTAATTAGTTTAGACACACCAACTTATTTGGGTATTCATTCCCTCATGATTCTaaactttgaaagaaaataataaacagttCTCAGCAAGAAGATTTGATTATTTTCATCATGGGAatctattttacatatttgtgaattACTTCTGGTTATTATGATCTAGTATGATTTCTTTTGCATTATCAGTTAACCACAGGTAATTCATAAATATTATCCATGGAATTTACTTACTTAATATCTGTATGAGTCTTTATATTGGCATGTGAGGTTTTTCATAGTTCAATAAAAGCT
Protein-coding sequences here:
- the LOC105476791 gene encoding coilin: MAASETVRLRLQFDYPPPATPHCTAFWLLVDLNRCRVVTDLISLIRQRFGFSSGALLGLYLEGGLLPPAESARLVRDNDCLRVKLEERGVAENSVVISNGDSNLSLRKAKKRAFQLEEDEETEPDYKYSKKHWKRQENNNNNEKVLDLEPKAVTDQTVSKKNKRKNKATCVTVGDDNEETKRKSPKKKEKCEYKKKTKNPKSPKVQAVKDWANQRCSSPKGSARNSLVKAKRKGSVSVCSKESPSSSSEESCDESISDGPSKVTLEARNSSEKLPTELSKEEPSTKNTTADKLATKPGFSLTPSKGKTSGTTSSSSDSSSESDDQCLMSSSTPECAAGFLKTVGLFAGRGCPGPGPSSQSAGAAGWRRSGSNGGGQAPGPSPSVSLPASLGRGWGRGENLFSWKGARGRGMRGRGRGRGHPVSCVVNRSTDNQRQQQLNDVVTNSSTIIQNPVETQKKDYSLLPLLAAAPQVGEKIAFKLLELTSSYSPDVSDYKEGRILSHNPETQQVDIEILSSLPALREPGKFDLVYHNENGTEVVEYAVTQESKITVFWRELIDPRLIIESPSNTSSTEPA